A DNA window from Massilia putida contains the following coding sequences:
- a CDS encoding IS3 family transposase (programmed frameshift), whose protein sequence is MNKKPSKFSPEVRERAVRLVREQRNEHPSLWAAVESIAGMIGCTPQTLHEWVKRDQIDQGERAGVTTEERERLKALERENKELRRANEILKLASAFFGPGGARPPFEVLKAFIDQHRDTFGVEPICKVLRIAPSGYRRHAAQLRDSSKRCARAKRDEILCPEISRVWQANMKVYGADKVWKQMNRERIAIARCTVERLMKRLGLQGAVRGKRVRTTIPDSAAPRPLDRVNRQFRADRPNQLWVSDFTYVSTWQGWLYVAFVVDVFARRIVGWRVSSSMTTDFVLDALEQALYARQPGENGTLIHHSDRGSQYLSIRYSERLAEAGIEPSVGNRGDSYDNALAETINGLYKTELIHRRTWKTRESVELATLEWVAWFNHHRLMEPIGYIPPAEAEANYYR, encoded by the exons ATGAACAAGAAGCCAAGCAAATTTTCGCCGGAAGTCCGGGAGCGCGCAGTCCGTCTGGTACGGGAGCAGCGTAATGAGCATCCTTCGCTGTGGGCGGCGGTCGAGTCAATTGCAGGGATGATCGGCTGCACGCCACAAACGCTGCATGAATGGGTCAAGCGCGACCAGATTGACCAGGGAGAGCGCGCAGGAGTGACAACAGAGGAGCGTGAGCGACTCAAAGCCCTGGAGCGCGAGAACAAAGAGCTGCGGCGGGCGAACGAAATCCTGAAGCTGGCAAGCGCGTTTTTCG GCCCAGGCGGAGCTCGACCGCCGTTTGAAGTCCTGAAGGCCTTTATCGATCAGCATCGCGACACCTTCGGGGTCGAGCCGATCTGCAAGGTCTTGCGGATTGCCCCGTCGGGTTATCGGCGCCATGCGGCACAGCTTCGTGATTCGTCGAAGCGATGCGCGCGGGCGAAGCGCGATGAGATTCTGTGTCCGGAAATCAGCCGGGTCTGGCAGGCCAACATGAAGGTCTACGGAGCCGACAAGGTCTGGAAGCAGATGAACCGGGAACGCATCGCCATCGCTCGCTGCACGGTCGAGCGCTTGATGAAGCGGCTGGGTTTGCAAGGTGCTGTGCGCGGCAAGCGAGTCCGGACAACGATTCCCGATTCTGCCGCCCCACGTCCGCTGGATCGGGTGAATCGGCAGTTTAGGGCTGACCGTCCAAATCAGCTGTGGGTGTCGGACTTTACATACGTTTCGACGTGGCAGGGCTGGCTGTACGTAGCCTTCGTGGTGGACGTTTTCGCCCGGCGCATTGTCGGCTGGCGGGTCAGTTCGTCGATGACCACTGATTTCGTTCTGGATGCGCTTGAACAGGCATTGTATGCTCGCCAGCCCGGTGAAAATGGAACTTTAATCCATCATTCCGATAGGGGCTCGCAATATCTCAGCATTCGCTACAGCGAACGCCTGGCCGAAGCAGGTATCGAACCGTCGGTCGGCAATCGGGGAGACAGCTACGACAACGCACTGGCTGAGACGATCAACGGCTTGTACAAGACGGAATTGATTCACCGCCGAACCTGGAAAACTCGGGAATCTGTCGAGCTGGCAACCTTGGAATGGGTGGCCTGGTTCAACCACCACCGGTTGATGGAACCAATCGGCTATATCCCGCCCGCGGAAGCTGAGGCAAACTACTATCGGTAG
- a CDS encoding tyrosine-type recombinase/integrase → MWTLYEGGSWAENTLIGRLRYLDRFYVYCDSKFGQHALDNAFGDKNAERLHEIFDSFYISLTSKNSFSSTDVSCWDTVSRFFHYFANHWAVSSQQWRSLQKAVPQPGTLRASNKGRVKFIRALPDTALKGLLAVAEPGAADNPFITPAIQVRNWLLVLLMLLCGLRRGETLLLTLDSLKQDLDMRSGEVRYWLNVTNTSEEDLAYVDIRTTRPSIKTPWSHREVPVSESFAELIVRYIGEYRTESTEHQFLFTSDTGEPLSAESVTKALRMYSLAMEPDTLKAFRQRANKKFISPHDLRHTCACVRYVAFLSDGDKEKAMERMRVFFGWSKNSDMPDTYARAAIQDDVKNSVAKTFDAMLDTYRVSR, encoded by the coding sequence GTGTGGACGCTTTATGAAGGGGGCAGTTGGGCTGAGAACACTCTAATTGGACGGCTCCGTTACCTCGACAGATTTTACGTCTATTGCGATAGCAAATTTGGTCAACACGCACTAGACAACGCTTTTGGAGACAAAAACGCAGAGCGCCTACACGAGATATTCGATTCATTTTATATCTCGCTTACATCGAAAAATTCATTTAGTAGCACAGACGTTTCTTGCTGGGATACTGTCAGCAGATTTTTTCATTACTTTGCGAATCACTGGGCCGTAAGCAGCCAACAATGGCGCTCTCTTCAAAAAGCCGTTCCACAACCTGGAACGCTTCGGGCCTCTAATAAAGGCAGGGTAAAGTTTATCCGAGCATTACCCGATACAGCGCTTAAGGGCCTTCTTGCGGTAGCCGAGCCTGGAGCAGCAGACAATCCTTTCATAACGCCTGCTATTCAGGTAAGAAACTGGCTATTAGTTTTGTTGATGCTGCTCTGTGGTCTGCGCAGGGGTGAAACTCTACTTCTAACGCTTGATTCCCTTAAGCAGGATTTAGATATGCGATCGGGTGAGGTACGATACTGGCTAAATGTTACGAATACTTCCGAAGAAGACCTAGCTTATGTCGATATACGTACCACACGCCCCAGCATTAAAACCCCATGGTCGCATCGTGAAGTACCCGTTTCTGAAAGCTTCGCAGAACTAATCGTGCGATATATTGGAGAATATCGAACAGAAAGTACCGAACATCAATTCCTCTTTACTTCAGATACTGGTGAGCCACTTTCCGCTGAATCTGTGACTAAAGCTCTAAGGATGTATTCGCTTGCGATGGAACCTGACACATTAAAAGCTTTTCGCCAACGAGCTAATAAAAAATTTATTTCTCCCCATGACCTAAGGCATACATGTGCATGCGTTCGCTATGTCGCATTTTTATCTGACGGCGACAAAGAAAAGGCTATGGAGAGAATGAGAGTGTTCTTCGGCTGGAGTAAGAATTCTGATATGCCAGATACTTATGCTCGCGCTGCCATTCAAGACGACGTCAAAAATTCTGTTGCCAAGACGTTCGATGCGATGTTAGACACGTACCGAGTAAGCAGATGA
- a CDS encoding ClpXP protease specificity-enhancing factor has translation MPDISTKPYLLRAIYEWCTDSGYTPYLAVKVDAATTVPMEYVKKGEIILNISYGATSGLKMDNDAITFRARFNGVSRELYIPVHNVLAIYANENGQGMAFDVTTTAADLPSAPEPAASPAPGLAAVPAKTSEVSHAPDDDNEPPKKGGRPTLTRIK, from the coding sequence ATGCCAGACATCTCCACCAAGCCGTACCTGCTGCGCGCCATCTACGAATGGTGCACGGACAGCGGCTACACGCCTTACCTGGCCGTCAAGGTCGACGCCGCCACCACGGTTCCGATGGAATACGTGAAAAAGGGCGAGATCATCCTCAACATCAGCTACGGCGCGACCTCCGGGCTGAAAATGGACAACGACGCGATCACGTTCCGAGCGCGTTTCAACGGCGTCTCGCGCGAGCTGTACATCCCGGTGCACAACGTGCTGGCCATCTACGCCAACGAAAACGGCCAGGGCATGGCCTTCGACGTCACGACGACGGCCGCCGACCTGCCCTCCGCCCCGGAACCGGCAGCCAGCCCGGCCCCTGGCCTGGCCGCCGTCCCGGCCAAGACCTCCGAGGTGTCGCATGCACCCGACGACGACAACGAACCACCCAAAAAAGGTGGCCGCCCGACGTTGACCCGGATCAAATAA
- a CDS encoding glutathione S-transferase N-terminal domain-containing protein — MMVLYSGTTCPFSQRCRLVLFEKGMDFEVRDVDLFNKPEDISTMNPYGQVPILVERELILYESNIINEYIDERFPHPQLMPADPLMRARARLMLFNFEKELFVHVNTLENERNKVGDKSHDKARAEIRDRLTTLAPLFLKNKYMLGDEFSMLDVAIAPLLWRLDHYGIELSKTAAPLMKYAERIFSRPAYIEALTPSEKVMRR; from the coding sequence ATGATGGTTCTCTACTCCGGCACCACGTGCCCGTTCTCCCAGCGCTGCCGCCTGGTCCTGTTCGAAAAGGGCATGGACTTCGAAGTGCGCGACGTGGACCTGTTTAACAAGCCCGAGGACATCTCGACGATGAATCCGTACGGCCAGGTGCCGATCCTGGTCGAGCGCGAACTGATTCTGTACGAATCGAACATCATCAACGAATACATCGACGAGCGCTTCCCGCATCCGCAGCTGATGCCGGCCGACCCGCTCATGCGCGCCCGTGCCCGCCTGATGCTGTTCAATTTCGAGAAGGAACTGTTCGTCCACGTCAACACGCTCGAAAACGAGCGCAACAAGGTGGGCGACAAGAGCCACGACAAGGCTAGAGCCGAAATCCGCGACCGCCTGACGACGCTGGCCCCGCTGTTCCTGAAGAACAAGTACATGCTGGGCGACGAGTTCTCGATGCTGGACGTGGCCATCGCCCCGCTGCTGTGGCGTCTTGACCACTACGGCATCGAACTGTCGAAGACCGCGGCCCCGCTGATGAAGTACGCCGAGCGCATCTTCTCGCGTCCGGCCTACATCGAAGCCCTGACCCCGTCCGAAAAGGTCATGCGCCGCTGA
- a CDS encoding cytochrome c1 translates to MLFSKKLLAILALLPGFVFANEGAFPLDRAPERTDISSLQNGAKLFVNYCLNCHSASAMRYNRLRDLGLSEDQIKNNLLFSGEKVGDMMTIAMRPADAKAWFGAVPPDLSVITRARASGAGSGPDYIYTYLRTFYKDDTRPTGWNNLVMPNVAMPHVLWQLQGVRTVKMVEEPDPHEPGKTVHHFAGFEQVTPGTVSQQEFDSQVADLVAYMDWMAEPARDFRKRLGAIVVIFLAFFAFLAWSLNASYWKDVK, encoded by the coding sequence ATGCTTTTCTCGAAAAAACTGCTCGCGATCCTGGCGTTGCTGCCGGGATTCGTGTTCGCGAACGAAGGGGCGTTCCCGCTCGACCGCGCGCCCGAACGCACCGATATCTCCTCGCTGCAAAACGGCGCCAAGCTGTTCGTCAACTACTGCCTGAACTGTCATTCCGCATCGGCGATGCGCTACAATCGCCTGCGTGATCTGGGATTGAGCGAAGACCAGATCAAGAACAACCTGCTGTTCTCGGGCGAGAAGGTGGGCGACATGATGACGATCGCGATGCGTCCCGCGGATGCGAAAGCCTGGTTCGGCGCCGTGCCGCCGGACCTGTCGGTGATCACGCGTGCGCGCGCCTCGGGCGCCGGTTCCGGCCCCGACTATATCTACACTTACCTGCGCACTTTCTATAAGGACGATACCCGCCCGACCGGCTGGAACAACCTGGTCATGCCGAACGTCGCCATGCCGCACGTGTTGTGGCAGTTGCAGGGCGTGCGTACGGTCAAGATGGTCGAGGAACCGGATCCGCACGAGCCGGGCAAGACCGTGCACCACTTCGCTGGTTTCGAGCAAGTGACGCCGGGCACGGTAAGCCAGCAGGAGTTCGATTCGCAGGTGGCCGATCTGGTCGCATACATGGACTGGATGGCCGAACCGGCGCGCGACTTTCGCAAGCGCCTGGGTGCGATCGTCGTGATTTTCCTCGCTTTCTTCGCTTTCCTGGCCTGGTCTTTGAATGCTTCTTATTGGAAAGACGTAAAGTGA
- a CDS encoding cytochrome b, whose amino-acid sequence MGAAFKETKLPADAPKSHRALAWVDDRFPLSKLWNDQWGRYYAPKNFNIWYLFGSLAMLILVMQIVTGIFLTMHYKPDAGLAFGSVEYIMREVPWGWLVRYMHSTGASAFFIVVYLHMTRGLLYGSYRKPRELIWLFGFAIFLCLMAEAFFGYLLPWGQMSYWGAQVIVNLFSAIPFIGPDLSLWIRGDYVVSDATLNRFFAFHVIAIPLVLLGLVAAHLIALHEVGSNNPDGIEVKENLGPDGHGVDTIPSHPYYTTKDLFGVSMFLLIFSSVVFFAPEMGGYFLEYNNFLPADSLKTPPHIAPTWYFTPFYSVLRATTSDFMWVVMAGVAAYVVFIWLRSRLSYKTKIVVTVIAILAEIGMLPQVLDAKFWGVVLFGSAVVILALLPWLDHSPVKSIRYRPSWHKTVYAVFFLAFLTLGYLGTQLPTPAYTLVAQACTLLYFSFFLLMPWWSEMGRFKPVPKRVTFTPH is encoded by the coding sequence ATGGGCGCAGCGTTCAAGGAAACCAAACTCCCGGCCGACGCGCCGAAAAGCCACCGGGCCCTGGCCTGGGTCGATGACCGCTTCCCGCTGTCGAAGCTGTGGAACGACCAGTGGGGCCGCTACTACGCCCCGAAAAACTTCAACATCTGGTATCTGTTCGGCTCGCTGGCGATGCTGATCCTGGTGATGCAGATCGTCACCGGCATCTTCCTGACCATGCACTACAAGCCGGACGCCGGCCTCGCGTTCGGCTCGGTCGAATACATCATGCGTGAAGTCCCGTGGGGCTGGCTCGTGCGCTACATGCACTCGACGGGCGCCTCGGCCTTCTTCATCGTCGTGTACCTGCACATGACCCGCGGCCTGCTGTACGGTTCGTACCGCAAGCCGCGCGAGCTGATCTGGCTGTTCGGCTTCGCAATCTTCCTGTGCCTGATGGCCGAGGCCTTCTTCGGCTACCTGCTGCCGTGGGGCCAGATGTCGTACTGGGGCGCCCAGGTGATCGTGAACCTGTTCAGCGCCATCCCGTTCATCGGCCCGGACCTGTCGCTGTGGATCCGCGGCGATTACGTCGTGTCGGACGCCACCCTGAACCGCTTCTTCGCCTTCCACGTGATCGCGATCCCGCTGGTGCTGCTGGGCCTCGTCGCCGCGCACCTGATCGCCCTGCACGAAGTCGGCTCGAACAACCCCGACGGCATCGAGGTCAAGGAAAACCTGGGGCCGGACGGCCACGGCGTCGATACGATCCCCTCGCACCCGTACTACACGACCAAGGACTTGTTCGGCGTCTCGATGTTCCTGCTGATCTTCAGCAGCGTCGTGTTCTTTGCGCCGGAAATGGGCGGCTACTTCCTGGAATACAACAACTTCCTGCCGGCCGACTCGCTCAAGACCCCGCCGCACATCGCGCCGACGTGGTACTTCACGCCGTTCTATTCCGTGCTGCGTGCGACGACCTCGGACTTCATGTGGGTCGTGATGGCCGGCGTGGCGGCGTATGTCGTGTTCATCTGGCTCCGTTCGCGCCTGTCGTACAAGACCAAGATCGTGGTGACCGTGATCGCCATCCTGGCCGAGATCGGCATGCTGCCGCAGGTGCTGGACGCGAAATTCTGGGGCGTCGTGCTGTTCGGCTCGGCCGTCGTGATCCTGGCCCTGCTGCCGTGGCTGGACCATTCGCCGGTGAAGTCGATCCGCTACCGCCCGAGCTGGCACAAGACCGTGTACGCCGTGTTCTTCCTGGCGTTCCTGACGCTCGGCTACCTCGGCACCCAGTTGCCGACGCCAGCCTACACGCTCGTCGCCCAGGCCTGCACCCTGCTGTACTTTAGCTTCTTCCTGCTGATGCCGTGGTGGAGCGAGATGGGCCGGTTCAAGCCGGTACCGAAGCGCGTCACATTCACCCCGCATTGA
- the mscL gene encoding large conductance mechanosensitive channel protein MscL yields MAMMEEFKKFAMKGNVVDLAVGVIIGGAFGRIVDSLVQDVIMPPIGKLFGGLDFASYYVPLNGQPYGLPLAEAKKAGAVLAYGNFFTILLNFLILAFVIFQMVRLMNRMRAPFTKAEEAQQAAAAVATSEEVVLLREIRDALTLKR; encoded by the coding sequence ATGGCTATGATGGAAGAGTTCAAAAAGTTCGCGATGAAAGGCAACGTCGTCGACCTGGCGGTCGGTGTGATCATCGGCGGCGCGTTCGGACGTATTGTCGATTCTCTCGTGCAGGACGTCATCATGCCGCCGATCGGCAAGCTGTTCGGCGGACTCGATTTCGCCAGCTACTACGTCCCGCTCAACGGCCAGCCATACGGCCTGCCGCTGGCCGAAGCCAAGAAGGCTGGCGCCGTGCTGGCGTACGGTAACTTCTTCACCATCCTGCTGAACTTCCTGATCCTCGCGTTCGTGATCTTCCAGATGGTGCGCCTGATGAATCGCATGCGCGCGCCGTTCACCAAGGCCGAGGAAGCGCAGCAGGCGGCCGCTGCAGTGGCAACGTCGGAAGAGGTCGTTCTGCTGCGTGAAATCCGCGATGCGCTGACGCTGAAGCGATAG
- a CDS encoding Do family serine endopeptidase: MRRYWLLFAQTVTIALGIYVVIAALRPEWTGRAPTQVGIGGPGPAVPVLQAPAGEPAPASYRDAASRAMPAVVNILTSKALREAHPLLKDPFFRRFFGDKMPPQEQMASLGSGVIVSGDGYILTNYHVVEGADEIEVGLADGRKSAASVVGTDPETDLAVIRIKADKLPVIVLGDINQARVGDVVLAIGNPFGVGQTVTLGIISALGRNNLHINHFENFIQTDAAINFGNSGGALVDARGNLLGINSAIYSQTGGSVGIGFAIPVSTAKSVLDSIIKHGQVVRGWIGVESQDITPEIADSFGLARDRGAIIAGVVRGGPADRAGMRPGDILLAVQGKKVSNTNDMMNLIADLPPGGKAQMTVMRKNRETTIDVTVGRRPRQTP; encoded by the coding sequence ATGCGCCGCTACTGGCTGCTGTTCGCCCAGACCGTCACGATCGCCCTCGGCATCTACGTCGTGATCGCGGCGCTGCGGCCAGAGTGGACCGGGCGTGCGCCCACGCAGGTGGGCATCGGCGGGCCGGGGCCGGCAGTGCCGGTGCTGCAGGCACCCGCCGGAGAACCGGCGCCGGCCAGCTACCGCGACGCGGCCAGCCGCGCCATGCCGGCCGTCGTCAACATCCTCACCAGCAAGGCGCTGCGCGAGGCCCATCCGCTGCTGAAAGACCCGTTCTTCCGGCGGTTTTTCGGCGACAAGATGCCGCCGCAGGAACAGATGGCCAGCCTGGGTTCCGGCGTGATCGTCAGCGGCGACGGCTATATCCTGACCAATTACCATGTCGTCGAAGGCGCCGACGAGATCGAGGTCGGCCTGGCCGACGGCCGCAAGTCGGCCGCCAGCGTCGTCGGCACCGATCCGGAAACGGACTTGGCCGTCATCCGCATCAAGGCCGATAAATTGCCCGTGATCGTGCTGGGCGACATCAATCAGGCGCGCGTGGGCGACGTCGTGCTGGCGATCGGCAATCCGTTCGGCGTGGGCCAGACCGTCACGCTCGGCATCATTTCCGCGCTGGGCCGCAACAACCTGCACATCAACCATTTCGAGAATTTTATTCAGACGGACGCCGCCATCAACTTCGGCAACTCGGGCGGAGCGCTCGTCGATGCGCGCGGCAACCTGCTGGGCATCAACTCGGCCATTTATTCGCAGACGGGCGGCTCGGTCGGGATCGGCTTTGCGATTCCCGTGTCGACGGCGAAGTCCGTGCTCGATTCCATCATCAAGCATGGCCAGGTCGTGCGCGGCTGGATCGGCGTCGAATCGCAGGACATCACGCCCGAAATCGCCGACAGCTTCGGCCTCGCGCGCGACCGCGGCGCCATCATCGCGGGCGTCGTGCGCGGCGGCCCGGCCGACCGCGCCGGCATGCGGCCGGGCGACATCCTGTTGGCCGTGCAAGGCAAAAAAGTGAGCAACACCAACGACATGATGAACCTCATCGCGGACCTGCCGCCCGGCGGCAAGGCCCAGATGACGGTGATGCGCAAGAACCGCGAGACGACCATCGACGTCACCGTCGGCCGCCGCCCGCGTCAAACCCCTTGA
- a CDS encoding DUF2461 domain-containing protein — MHLRDLTQFLSELKENNTRPWFIMNKPRYDILRAEFMEVLTELIKEVGRFDKQVVACDPKKAMFRFQRDTRFSHDKTPYKTHFSAGIAPGNKRRPSEGGGPTYYFHIESDGTLLYGAGEYLPPAARLKAIREHVVNDATGFAKMLKNKHLREAYGDLQPEDKLQRPPKGFDPNHPLVEYLKLKSYFVWNEEKLDINAPDKLVPQLAQGFKDATALVTWLRGVPQTFEE, encoded by the coding sequence ATGCACCTGCGCGACCTCACGCAATTTCTTTCCGAACTCAAAGAGAACAACACCCGGCCCTGGTTCATCATGAACAAGCCCCGCTACGACATCCTGCGGGCCGAATTCATGGAAGTGCTGACGGAACTCATCAAGGAGGTCGGCAGGTTCGACAAGCAGGTCGTCGCCTGCGACCCCAAGAAGGCGATGTTCCGCTTCCAGCGCGATACCCGCTTTTCGCACGACAAGACGCCGTATAAGACGCATTTCTCGGCCGGGATCGCACCCGGCAACAAGCGCCGTCCCAGCGAAGGCGGCGGGCCGACCTATTACTTCCACATCGAATCCGACGGCACGCTGCTGTACGGCGCCGGCGAATACCTGCCGCCGGCAGCGCGTCTGAAGGCGATCCGCGAGCACGTCGTCAACGATGCGACAGGTTTCGCCAAAATGTTGAAGAATAAACATCTGCGCGAGGCGTATGGCGACCTGCAGCCGGAAGACAAATTGCAACGCCCGCCGAAAGGATTCGATCCGAACCATCCGCTGGTCGAATACCTGAAGCTCAAGAGCTATTTTGTCTGGAACGAAGAGAAGCTGGACATCAACGCCCCGGACAAGCTCGTGCCACAGCTCGCGCAGGGATTCAAGGACGCCACCGCGCTCGTCACCTGGCTGCGCGGGGTGCCGCAGACATTCGAAGAGTAA
- a CDS encoding cupin domain-containing protein has product MALHHAVSGERIALQRGEDDIANFTSIALIKTDHMELIRLVIPKEKPMPEHWVEGEMTLLCLEGEIAFQAHGRTTILRPNEMVYLAGGEPHAIQANQDAVALLTILLHPGDNAGGPTRNAPAA; this is encoded by the coding sequence ATGGCGTTACACCACGCAGTATCGGGTGAGCGGATCGCACTCCAGCGGGGCGAAGACGACATCGCGAACTTCACGTCGATCGCATTGATCAAGACCGATCACATGGAATTGATCCGGCTCGTGATACCCAAGGAAAAACCGATGCCGGAGCACTGGGTCGAAGGCGAGATGACGTTGCTGTGCCTGGAGGGCGAGATTGCGTTCCAGGCCCACGGCCGCACGACCATCCTGCGACCGAACGAGATGGTGTATCTGGCCGGCGGCGAACCGCATGCGATCCAGGCCAACCAGGATGCGGTCGCGCTGCTGACCATCTTGCTGCATCCGGGCGATAACGCGGGCGGGCCGACGCGGAACGCGCCGGCGGCGTAG
- a CDS encoding NAD(P)H-dependent glycerol-3-phosphate dehydrogenase, with the protein MHEPKPPQKITVLGAGAWGTAVAIALAARHDVLLWGRNPAQMAQAAGARENTHYLPGFRLPDGLNVTADFDAAVAHVVDMRVGDAAAQPGAEPLLIAACPVAGLRPLLQQLKGRAIPNIVWLCKGFEYETGLLPHQVVREVLGDAVPGAALSGPSFAQEVARGLPCALTVASTDKALRERVVALVHGGNIRVYSCDDMVGVEVGGAVKNILAIATGTADGLGLGLNARAALITRGLAEITRLGLALGGHAGTFMGLTGMGDLILTCTGDLSRNRRVGLALAQGKPLDTIVRELGHVAEGVPCAKAVRELAARLGVDMPITNAVAGVLFDGDSASDMVGRLLARDPRDELA; encoded by the coding sequence ATGCACGAACCGAAACCACCCCAAAAGATCACCGTCCTCGGTGCCGGCGCCTGGGGCACGGCGGTGGCGATCGCGCTCGCCGCGCGCCACGACGTCCTGCTGTGGGGACGCAATCCCGCGCAGATGGCGCAAGCCGCCGGCGCGCGCGAAAACACCCATTACCTGCCCGGCTTCCGGTTGCCGGACGGCCTGAACGTCACGGCCGACTTCGACGCGGCCGTCGCCCATGTCGTCGACATGCGCGTAGGCGACGCTGCGGCGCAACCCGGTGCCGAACCGCTGCTGATCGCCGCCTGCCCCGTGGCCGGCCTGCGTCCGCTCCTGCAGCAACTGAAGGGCCGCGCCATTCCGAACATCGTCTGGCTGTGCAAGGGTTTCGAATACGAGACCGGCCTGCTGCCGCACCAGGTCGTGCGCGAGGTGCTGGGCGATGCCGTGCCGGGCGCTGCACTGTCCGGTCCGTCGTTCGCCCAGGAAGTGGCGCGCGGCCTGCCGTGCGCGCTGACGGTGGCGTCGACCGACAAGGCACTGCGCGAGCGTGTCGTCGCGCTCGTGCATGGCGGCAATATCCGCGTGTATTCCTGCGATGACATGGTCGGCGTGGAAGTGGGTGGCGCCGTCAAGAACATCCTCGCCATCGCCACCGGCACGGCCGACGGCCTGGGGCTGGGATTGAACGCGCGCGCCGCGCTGATCACGCGCGGTCTCGCGGAAATCACCCGCCTCGGCCTGGCGCTGGGCGGCCATGCGGGCACCTTCATGGGGCTGACGGGGATGGGCGACCTGATCCTGACATGCACGGGCGACCTGTCGCGCAACCGCCGCGTGGGCCTGGCACTGGCCCAGGGCAAGCCGCTCGACACCATCGTCCGCGAACTCGGCCATGTGGCCGAAGGCGTGCCCTGCGCCAAGGCCGTGCGCGAGCTCGCGGCCAGGCTGGGCGTCGACATGCCGATCACCAATGCGGTGGCCGGCGTGTTGTTCGATGGCGATTCCGCCAGCGATATGGTGGGCAGGCTGTTGGCGCGGGACCCGCGCGACGAACTGGCCTGA
- a CDS encoding SH3 domain-containing protein, producing MRPIRFRHRLIAGTLLLLASCAAAAFDFKTVGAHAVILYEAPSSRSGKLFIAPSGMPVEVVLSYGDWVKVRDASGDMAWTEAKNLSARRNVIVRAASAKVRSAPDDNAPVVMTAEKNVLLELVDPEAGNWVRVRHRDGIGGYVKASDIWGI from the coding sequence ATGCGCCCCATCCGTTTCCGCCATCGACTCATCGCAGGCACCTTGCTGCTGCTGGCATCGTGCGCGGCCGCCGCGTTCGATTTCAAGACGGTCGGCGCGCATGCCGTGATCCTGTACGAAGCCCCGTCCAGCCGGAGCGGCAAGCTGTTCATCGCCCCCAGCGGCATGCCGGTCGAGGTGGTCCTCAGCTATGGCGACTGGGTCAAGGTGCGCGACGCTTCCGGCGACATGGCCTGGACCGAAGCGAAGAACCTGTCGGCCCGGCGCAACGTCATCGTGCGTGCCGCATCCGCCAAGGTGCGCTCGGCGCCCGACGACAATGCGCCCGTCGTGATGACGGCCGAAAAGAACGTCCTCCTCGAACTCGTCGATCCGGAAGCCGGCAACTGGGTGCGCGTGCGCCACCGCGACGGCATCGGCGGCTACGTCAAAGCGTCCGACATCTGGGGCATCTAG
- the secB gene encoding protein-export chaperone SecB, which produces MADENLQPVFQIQRIYLKDLSLEQPNSPAIFLEQEAPTIEVSLDVGAEGIADGIYESTVTITVTAKVKDKVAFLAEGKQAGIFEARNIPAEQMDPLLGIGCPNIIYPYLRANIADVITRAGFPPVHLAEINFEVFYQQRRQALAEQAAAAGTPAGNQ; this is translated from the coding sequence ATGGCTGACGAAAACCTGCAACCCGTATTCCAAATCCAGCGTATCTACCTGAAGGATCTGTCGCTGGAACAACCGAATTCCCCGGCGATCTTCCTGGAGCAGGAAGCCCCGACGATCGAGGTCTCGCTGGACGTCGGCGCCGAAGGCATCGCCGACGGCATCTACGAATCGACCGTCACCATCACCGTCACCGCCAAGGTCAAGGACAAGGTCGCTTTCCTGGCCGAAGGCAAGCAGGCAGGTATCTTCGAAGCCCGCAACATCCCCGCCGAGCAGATGGATCCTCTGCTGGGCATCGGTTGCCCGAACATCATCTATCCTTACCTGCGTGCAAACATCGCCGACGTGATCACCCGTGCCGGTTTCCCGCCGGTCCACCTGGCCGAGATCAACTTCGAAGTGTTCTACCAGCAGCGCCGCCAGGCGCTGGCCGAGCAGGCTGCCGCAGCAGGCACGCCGGCTGGTAACCAGTAA